One window of the Burkholderia ubonensis subsp. mesacidophila genome contains the following:
- a CDS encoding carboxypeptidase-like regulatory domain-containing protein, with product MKRLSTLKLGVAAVAIGLGGQHALAADVASLPPPNHEGPVAYVSGGIGSDQSAALKQQMRDYSLVLEFAGRTVSGNNDYLADIPVNVTDAHGHQVLSTVTEGPFLLAALPAGRYSVTATYNGQTQRRSVQVQASSHVHEVFVWKM from the coding sequence ATGAAACGCTTATCCACCTTGAAGCTGGGGGTTGCCGCCGTGGCGATCGGCCTGGGTGGCCAGCATGCGCTGGCCGCCGATGTAGCCTCGCTGCCGCCGCCCAATCACGAGGGCCCGGTCGCCTATGTATCGGGCGGCATCGGCAGCGATCAGTCGGCCGCGCTCAAGCAGCAGATGCGCGACTATTCGCTGGTGCTCGAGTTCGCCGGACGAACCGTCAGCGGCAACAACGACTATCTGGCGGACATCCCCGTGAATGTCACCGACGCGCACGGCCATCAGGTCCTGTCGACCGTGACCGAGGGGCCGTTCCTGCTGGCCGCGCTGCCTGCCGGCCGCTATTCGGTGACCGCGACCTACAACGGTCAGACCCAGCGGCGCAGCGTGCAGGTGCAGGCGTCGTCGCACGTTCACGAAGTGTTCGTCTGGAAGATGTGA
- a CDS encoding DUF4142 domain-containing protein: MTLDAALCGALLAVALPVSAQQAGPTDPQIAAIVVTANQVDIDAGKLAESKTRNKDVKAFADRMVTDHTGVNKAASDLVRKLGVTPEDNPTSMNLKQGGDTNLQNLGKLDGARFDRAYIDHEVTYHEAVLDAIDHTLIPSAKNAELKTLLVKSEPAFVAHLEHARHLQSTLGKGGGGAQ, translated from the coding sequence ATGACCCTCGATGCCGCGCTATGCGGCGCGCTGCTCGCCGTCGCCCTCCCCGTGTCCGCGCAGCAGGCCGGCCCGACCGACCCGCAGATCGCGGCGATCGTCGTCACCGCCAACCAGGTCGACATCGACGCGGGGAAACTGGCGGAATCGAAAACCCGCAACAAGGACGTCAAGGCCTTCGCCGATCGCATGGTGACCGACCACACCGGGGTCAACAAGGCGGCGAGCGACCTCGTGCGCAAGCTGGGCGTGACGCCCGAAGACAACCCGACCAGCATGAATCTCAAGCAAGGCGGCGATACCAATCTGCAGAACCTCGGCAAGCTCGACGGCGCGCGTTTCGACCGCGCGTACATCGATCATGAGGTGACCTATCATGAAGCCGTGCTCGATGCGATCGATCACACGCTGATTCCGTCGGCGAAGAATGCCGAGCTGAAGACGCTGCTCGTGAAGAGCGAGCCGGCGTTCGTCGCGCACCTCGAACATGCGCGGCATCTGCAGTCGACGCTGGGGAAAGGCGGTGGCGGCGCGCAATGA
- a CDS encoding cupredoxin domain-containing protein: MAARNDALTAPSRCGIGARSAVAAALLCALFAAPVASADSHVIVVEQMRFTPAELTVHRGDEVTWVNHDLFPHTASADGHGFDSGSIAPQASWHYVARERGRFPYSCTFHPTMHGTLIVR; this comes from the coding sequence GTGGCGGCGCGCAATGACGCGCTGACGGCGCCGTCGCGGTGCGGCATCGGTGCTCGATCGGCGGTGGCGGCAGCGCTGCTGTGCGCGCTATTCGCGGCGCCTGTGGCTAGCGCGGACTCGCATGTGATCGTGGTCGAGCAGATGCGCTTCACGCCGGCCGAGCTGACCGTGCATCGCGGCGACGAAGTGACCTGGGTCAACCACGACCTGTTTCCGCATACGGCGAGCGCGGACGGCCACGGGTTCGATTCCGGCAGCATCGCGCCGCAGGCGTCGTGGCATTACGTGGCGCGCGAGCGCGGCCGGTTCCCCTACTCGTGCACGTTCCATCCGACGATGCACGGCACGTTGATCGTCCGTTAG
- a CDS encoding xanthine dehydrogenase family protein molybdopterin-binding subunit, with amino-acid sequence MKNHGLSRRGFLKASVLAGVAVYVAPIGSRAFAALFEEKLLTPVKWNSVTGIPQFRIDGIAKVTGAKVFARDVRAADMPHWPQQQSHALILRVAQADRVYEGFDLSLLGDDLKPDRIVTADDLARDGVAFPAFYGDDMLLPAGKTPAYLGHAVAILIYHDFARFRFAKNLLKFRDDVIRYGAVTGPLERDPWGTFRYVRVGGKSAYDDDAYSSLKDAPIFPSMMRKHQPVWPDGKEHGKLDEQGMFHAARIADELDHPSADWLVFDREYNTQSVDTAALEPDNANCWYDAATQALHLVVPTQSPLEVAENAAAMVAKCRFPVKKLFVHPCYTVGYGSKDHFNVPFYGLVCALYADGRPVRFANDRYEQFQTSLKRHAFRMRYRIAVDRNTGLLQSFKGDFEANGGGRSNFSPSVAMVGATAAQSIYYFPKSDLAAVAIASRAIDAGSARGYGTLQSMAATEMAIDEIAAQLQIDPIEFRLKNALRSGMKNTQGAIPAGALRVDEVLERARQHPLWTRRAARKAEFEAAHPGRRYGVGFSCVQKDFGTGAEASFAKVEFDENGQVTLHHTAAEIGTGMSTSQAVAVAKWLGRPATEVRVAVTEWPDLPVETSGDPYLMSQADQDRLSANPRWSPSYASPSSATNSAYYFTHSTREAARAVFRYGLWPAAMSIWTRGLGGGQAAPYTVRIEDARWVDGKLTADGLEPLSFEQLAKQAHALGLPTGAVVHVFNRWQWTDAEFEVGGAVERLPIDGLSLRMGAPKTGDGNGPVPGTAAPAGATAMRGTLPPTANGYRVLDRKRVFIPPTSRNNAAVTYYTAVGTLVELAVHESTGKVELLTHHSIMECGNQISPQLVSGQLQGGLAMGIGHALHEYLPLYEDGPGNGTWNFNRYQLPRASDVAVWTQTGEVLPPLSETDPPKGVAEVVMIPVVGAIVNGIAHAIGHRFTDLPVTPQKIQEVLA; translated from the coding sequence ATGAAAAACCACGGCCTGTCACGGCGAGGTTTTCTGAAAGCCAGCGTGCTGGCGGGCGTCGCAGTCTACGTCGCGCCCATCGGCAGCCGCGCATTCGCAGCACTCTTCGAAGAAAAGCTCCTCACCCCGGTCAAGTGGAACAGCGTGACCGGCATCCCGCAATTCCGCATCGACGGCATCGCGAAGGTCACCGGCGCGAAAGTGTTCGCGCGTGACGTCCGCGCGGCCGACATGCCGCACTGGCCGCAGCAGCAGTCGCACGCGCTGATCCTGCGCGTCGCGCAGGCCGACCGCGTCTACGAGGGCTTCGACCTGTCGCTGCTCGGCGACGACCTGAAGCCGGACCGCATCGTCACCGCCGACGATCTCGCGCGCGACGGCGTCGCGTTCCCGGCGTTCTACGGCGACGACATGCTGCTGCCCGCCGGCAAGACGCCCGCGTATCTCGGCCATGCGGTCGCGATCCTGATCTACCACGACTTCGCGCGCTTCCGCTTCGCGAAGAACCTGCTCAAGTTCCGCGACGACGTGATCCGCTACGGCGCGGTCACGGGCCCGCTCGAACGCGACCCGTGGGGCACGTTTCGCTACGTGCGCGTCGGCGGCAAGAGCGCCTATGACGACGACGCCTATTCGAGCCTGAAGGACGCGCCGATCTTCCCGAGCATGATGCGCAAGCACCAGCCGGTATGGCCGGACGGCAAGGAGCACGGCAAGCTCGACGAGCAGGGGATGTTCCACGCGGCGCGGATCGCCGACGAGCTCGATCATCCGTCCGCCGACTGGCTCGTGTTCGACCGCGAATACAACACGCAGTCGGTCGACACCGCCGCGCTCGAACCCGACAATGCGAACTGCTGGTACGACGCCGCGACGCAGGCGCTGCACCTCGTCGTGCCGACCCAGTCGCCGCTCGAAGTCGCGGAAAATGCCGCGGCGATGGTCGCGAAGTGCCGCTTCCCGGTGAAGAAACTGTTCGTGCATCCGTGCTACACCGTGGGCTACGGGTCGAAGGACCACTTCAACGTGCCGTTCTACGGCCTCGTGTGCGCGCTGTACGCGGACGGCCGCCCGGTGCGCTTCGCGAACGACCGCTACGAGCAGTTCCAGACGTCGCTCAAGCGCCATGCGTTCAGGATGCGCTACCGGATCGCCGTCGACCGCAACACGGGCCTGCTGCAGTCGTTCAAGGGCGACTTCGAGGCGAACGGCGGCGGCCGCAGCAACTTCTCGCCGTCGGTCGCGATGGTCGGCGCCACCGCCGCGCAGTCGATCTACTACTTCCCGAAGAGCGATCTCGCCGCGGTCGCGATCGCGTCGCGCGCGATCGACGCCGGCTCCGCGCGCGGCTACGGCACGCTGCAGAGCATGGCCGCGACCGAGATGGCGATCGACGAGATCGCCGCGCAGCTGCAGATCGATCCGATCGAGTTCCGCCTGAAGAACGCGCTGCGCTCGGGCATGAAGAACACCCAAGGCGCGATTCCCGCCGGCGCGCTGCGCGTCGACGAGGTGCTCGAACGCGCGCGGCAGCATCCGCTGTGGACGCGCCGCGCGGCGCGCAAGGCCGAATTCGAGGCCGCGCATCCGGGCCGGCGCTACGGCGTCGGCTTCTCGTGCGTGCAGAAGGACTTCGGCACCGGCGCGGAAGCGTCGTTCGCGAAGGTCGAGTTCGACGAGAACGGCCAGGTCACGCTGCATCACACGGCCGCCGAGATCGGCACGGGGATGTCGACGTCGCAGGCCGTCGCGGTCGCGAAATGGCTCGGCCGGCCGGCGACGGAGGTGCGCGTCGCGGTGACGGAGTGGCCGGACCTGCCGGTCGAGACGAGCGGCGATCCGTACCTGATGTCGCAGGCCGACCAGGACCGGCTGAGCGCGAACCCGCGCTGGTCGCCGAGCTACGCGTCGCCGTCGAGCGCGACGAATTCCGCGTACTACTTCACGCACAGCACGCGCGAAGCCGCGCGCGCGGTGTTCCGCTACGGGCTGTGGCCCGCGGCGATGTCGATCTGGACCCGCGGCCTCGGCGGCGGCCAGGCCGCGCCGTACACGGTCCGCATCGAGGATGCGCGCTGGGTCGACGGCAAGCTGACCGCCGACGGCCTCGAGCCGCTGTCGTTCGAGCAGCTCGCGAAGCAGGCGCATGCGCTCGGCCTGCCGACCGGCGCCGTCGTGCACGTGTTCAACCGCTGGCAGTGGACCGACGCCGAGTTCGAAGTCGGCGGCGCCGTCGAGCGCTTGCCGATCGACGGGCTGTCGCTGCGCATGGGCGCGCCGAAGACCGGCGACGGGAACGGGCCGGTGCCGGGCACCGCTGCGCCGGCCGGCGCGACCGCGATGCGCGGCACGCTGCCGCCGACCGCGAACGGCTACCGCGTGCTCGACCGCAAGCGCGTGTTCATCCCGCCGACGAGCCGCAACAACGCGGCCGTCACGTACTACACCGCGGTCGGCACGCTCGTCGAGCTGGCCGTGCACGAGTCGACCGGCAAGGTCGAGCTGCTCACGCACCATTCGATCATGGAGTGCGGCAACCAGATCTCGCCGCAGCTCGTGTCGGGCCAGCTGCAGGGCGGCCTCGCGATGGGCATCGGCCACGCGCTGCACGAATACCTGCCGCTGTACGAGGACGGCCCGGGCAACGGCACGTGGAACTTCAACCGCTACCAGCTGCCGCGCGCGTCCGACGTCGCCGTGTGGACGCAGACGGGCGAAGTGCTGCCGCCGTTGTCCGAAACCGATCCGCCGAAGGGCGTCGCCGAAGTGGTGATGATCCCGGTCGTCGGCGCGATCGTGAACGGCATCGCGCACGCGATCGGCCATCGTTTCACCGACTTGCCGGTGACCCCGCAAAAGATCCAGGAGGTGCTCGCATGA
- a CDS encoding RNA polymerase sigma factor, whose translation MTTVVDSHVLAPSGDEPDLIRRIVAGDPDAFERVMRRHNRRLYRLARAVLRDDAEAEDALQVAYLCAYRSIARFRGDAALGTWLSRLVLNECFGRVRRARRRAGALPMRDVGDAFDEADMIDFSPDSPERSAACAELRNLLERRIDALPPAFRIVFVMRSVEEMTVEETAQCLALPEATVRSRHHRARRMLRASLTLDLDMAGRDAFDFRGAQCDRVVAQVLARLGEDDPGEAQDA comes from the coding sequence ATGACGACGGTTGTCGATTCACATGTGCTTGCGCCTTCCGGCGACGAACCCGACCTGATCCGCCGGATCGTCGCCGGCGATCCGGACGCGTTCGAGCGGGTGATGCGCCGCCACAACCGGCGCCTGTACCGGCTGGCCCGCGCGGTGCTGCGCGACGACGCGGAAGCCGAGGACGCGCTGCAGGTCGCGTACCTGTGCGCGTACCGGTCGATCGCGCGCTTTCGCGGCGACGCGGCGCTCGGCACGTGGCTGTCGCGGCTGGTGCTGAACGAATGCTTCGGCCGCGTGCGGCGCGCGAGACGGCGCGCCGGCGCGCTGCCGATGCGCGACGTCGGCGACGCGTTCGACGAGGCAGACATGATCGATTTCTCGCCCGATTCGCCCGAGCGGTCGGCGGCGTGCGCCGAGTTGCGCAACCTGCTGGAGCGCCGGATCGATGCGTTGCCGCCGGCCTTCCGGATCGTGTTCGTGATGCGCTCGGTGGAGGAAATGACCGTCGAGGAAACCGCGCAATGCCTCGCGTTGCCCGAGGCGACGGTGCGCAGCCGGCATCATCGCGCGCGGCGGATGCTGCGTGCGTCGCTGACGCTCGATCTCGACATGGCCGGCCGCGACGCGTTCGATTTTCGCGGGGCGCAATGCGACCGGGTGGTCGCGCAGGTGCTGGCGCGGCTGGGGGAAGACGATCCCGGCGAGGCGCAGGATGCCTGA
- a CDS encoding cytochrome c encodes MTRTFAQRAARVARVPALAAACALTLAACGGHDAPAAGTAPTPEQIARGRYLVKAADCAACHTAKDGAPFAGGAKLDSPYGTFYGSNITPDKDQGIGSWSAGDFYAALHDGKAPGKRLYPSMPYTSYRQLTRADTDAMYAYLMSVRPAAQENRPHELQFPYNLRVGMAVWDLLFLKDSLPDASSGQSADWRRGRYVANALGHCAECHTPRSFTGQLDGAKPFAGAALGRVAAPDITPAGLAARGWTGADLQTFFSVGIAPQGSAFGEMYPVVHLSTQHLTKDDLRGLSVYLLGDKAPAPQPVKPVSADAAQLAAGRSVYVAVCAGCHGLNGEGKPHVAVPMNGNSTLRQGDPRNLLVAMLDGIDEQKFAGVENMQPMPGFAGTLSDDELAQLSNYLRATWGGQPASVTPADVKAMR; translated from the coding sequence ATGACACGCACATTCGCCCAACGGGCCGCGCGCGTTGCCCGCGTGCCCGCGCTCGCGGCCGCCTGCGCGCTGACGCTCGCCGCCTGCGGCGGCCACGACGCGCCGGCCGCCGGCACCGCGCCGACGCCCGAGCAGATCGCGCGCGGCCGCTATCTCGTCAAGGCGGCCGACTGCGCCGCGTGCCATACCGCGAAGGACGGCGCGCCGTTCGCCGGCGGCGCGAAGCTCGATTCGCCGTACGGCACGTTCTACGGCTCGAACATCACGCCGGACAAGGACCAGGGCATCGGCAGCTGGAGCGCCGGCGACTTCTACGCCGCGCTGCACGACGGCAAGGCGCCGGGCAAGCGACTGTATCCGTCGATGCCGTATACGTCGTACCGGCAGCTCACGCGCGCCGACACCGACGCGATGTACGCATACCTGATGTCGGTCAGGCCGGCCGCGCAGGAAAACCGGCCGCACGAGCTGCAGTTCCCGTACAACCTGCGAGTCGGGATGGCGGTCTGGGACCTGCTGTTCCTGAAGGACAGCCTGCCGGACGCGTCGAGCGGCCAGTCCGCCGACTGGCGGCGCGGCCGCTACGTCGCGAACGCGCTCGGCCACTGCGCGGAATGCCATACGCCGCGCAGCTTCACGGGCCAGCTCGACGGCGCGAAGCCGTTCGCGGGCGCCGCGCTCGGCCGCGTGGCGGCTCCTGACATCACGCCGGCGGGCCTCGCCGCGCGCGGCTGGACGGGCGCGGACCTGCAGACCTTCTTCAGCGTCGGCATCGCGCCGCAAGGCTCCGCGTTCGGCGAGATGTATCCGGTCGTGCACCTGAGCACGCAGCACCTGACGAAGGACGACCTGCGCGGGCTGTCCGTGTACCTGCTCGGCGACAAGGCGCCGGCGCCGCAACCGGTCAAGCCGGTGTCGGCCGACGCCGCGCAACTCGCGGCGGGCCGCTCGGTCTACGTCGCGGTGTGCGCGGGCTGTCACGGACTGAACGGCGAGGGCAAGCCGCACGTCGCGGTGCCGATGAACGGCAACTCGACGCTGCGGCAGGGCGATCCGCGCAACCTGCTCGTCGCGATGCTCGACGGCATCGACGAGCAGAAGTTCGCCGGCGTCGAAAACATGCAGCCGATGCCGGGCTTCGCCGGGACGCTGAGCGATGATGAACTCGCACAGCTGTCGAACTACCTGCGCGCGACGTGGGGCGGGCAGCCGGCCAGCGTCACGCCGGCCGACGTGAAGGCGATGCGCTGA
- a CDS encoding (2Fe-2S)-binding protein, whose protein sequence is MTTAQTAASAASATSAAGVVPPAAASAGAASAPVPASAAVPAQAAAPAAPVERPLVRYQPKPLSVTINGQSVGPMQVPEGLMMIEFLHEYAGLTGSRLGCGQGICHACVVILDKPDGTSEEVRSCITGAHFFHGRSIRTIEGHAKRNDAGEVVELSPIQQKFLEHFSFQCGYCTPGFVNAATVLIERLKRQPVAKADVERTITEALDAHICRCTGYVRYYEAVKDVVMTTPGLVKDTA, encoded by the coding sequence ATGACGACCGCCCAAACCGCCGCGTCGGCTGCCAGCGCCACCAGCGCCGCCGGCGTCGTTCCCCCGGCCGCCGCGTCCGCCGGCGCCGCCAGCGCACCGGTCCCGGCATCCGCCGCCGTGCCGGCGCAAGCGGCCGCGCCTGCGGCGCCGGTCGAGCGCCCGCTCGTCCGCTATCAGCCGAAGCCGCTGTCGGTGACCATCAACGGCCAGTCCGTCGGCCCGATGCAGGTGCCTGAAGGGCTGATGATGATCGAGTTCCTGCACGAATATGCGGGCCTGACCGGTTCGCGGCTCGGCTGCGGGCAGGGCATCTGCCACGCGTGCGTCGTGATCCTCGACAAGCCCGACGGCACGAGCGAGGAAGTCCGCAGCTGCATCACCGGCGCGCATTTCTTCCACGGCCGCTCGATCCGCACGATCGAAGGCCACGCGAAGCGCAACGATGCGGGCGAAGTGGTCGAGCTGTCGCCGATCCAGCAGAAATTCCTCGAGCATTTCAGCTTCCAGTGCGGCTACTGCACGCCGGGCTTCGTCAACGCCGCCACGGTGCTGATCGAGCGGCTGAAGCGCCAGCCGGTCGCGAAGGCCGACGTCGAACGCACGATCACCGAGGCGCTCGACGCGCACATCTGCCGCTGCACCGGCTATGTCCGCTACTACGAAGCGGTGAAGGACGTCGTGATGACGACGCCGGGACTCGTGAAGGACACCGCATGA
- the pal gene encoding peptidoglycan-associated lipoprotein Pal, with protein MDKTNRYAVIVVLALLGGCHHAAKTPENAGMNQGAGGQALGTPSVVTDELNNPNSPLAKRSIYFDFDAYDVKPEYRTLLQAHADYLRRHPAQRVLIQGNTDERGTSEYNLALGERRSQAVMGVLVTLGVPETQLEAVSFGKEKPVALGHDEASWSQNRRADMVYR; from the coding sequence ATGGACAAAACGAACCGATACGCGGTGATCGTGGTTCTGGCTCTGCTGGGGGGCTGCCACCACGCTGCGAAGACGCCGGAGAACGCCGGCATGAATCAGGGCGCCGGTGGCCAGGCACTCGGCACGCCGTCGGTCGTGACCGACGAGCTCAACAATCCGAACAGCCCGCTCGCCAAGCGCAGCATCTATTTCGATTTCGACGCCTACGACGTGAAACCGGAATACCGGACGCTGCTGCAGGCGCATGCCGATTACCTGCGCCGCCACCCGGCGCAGCGCGTGCTGATCCAGGGCAATACCGACGAGCGCGGCACGTCCGAATACAACCTCGCGCTCGGCGAACGCCGCTCGCAAGCGGTGATGGGCGTGCTGGTGACGCTGGGCGTGCCGGAGACGCAGCTCGAAGCCGTCAGCTTCGGCAAGGAAAAACCGGTGGCGCTCGGTCACGACGAGGCGTCGTGGTCGCAGAACCGGCGTGCCGACATGGTCTATCGTTGA